From the Leptospira biflexa serovar Patoc strain 'Patoc 1 (Paris)' genome, one window contains:
- a CDS encoding LamG-like jellyroll fold domain-containing protein encodes MKKQICDQIHFFAQFSKFINTILFLLFFILNCNPSDLQNPSDVHSREFNETQILACILKGKDCLPCPGNTSLSYPQNTYLLGQNFPVSIKTNLCGQIISCKVSPALPTGLTLQNETCEISGSPTTISSYTDYSITATTSSGDTNTNLRIGVEIGSLVHLRFTNGSFENSGIQPLTLTAGASLTIIDGSEGDTNGAIHLNNTDISSQIGGDSMLPSGTLPRTICIWLKPDALLGSGVQELIFSYGTLFSNACGFGLQNTAGVTGLYFTRANFSAKQTYAPSAGVWTHICIVFDGTNSSFYVNGSFLGTPATTGSGAVDTILQRITFGSWGGGYPYHGGIDGFRVFGSALSATAVNQVYLGSLVLGP; translated from the coding sequence ATGAAAAAACAAATATGCGACCAAATTCATTTTTTTGCCCAGTTTAGTAAATTTATCAATACGATTCTATTCCTTTTGTTTTTTATTTTGAATTGTAACCCCTCCGATTTACAAAATCCTAGCGACGTTCATAGTCGTGAGTTCAACGAAACTCAAATACTTGCTTGTATTTTGAAAGGTAAGGACTGTTTACCTTGTCCCGGCAATACTTCCTTGTCTTATCCACAAAACACTTACCTGTTAGGTCAAAATTTTCCAGTTTCTATTAAAACAAATTTATGCGGTCAAATCATATCTTGTAAGGTATCACCGGCTCTGCCAACGGGACTAACGTTACAGAATGAAACATGCGAAATCAGTGGTTCCCCTACGACTATTTCAAGTTATACGGATTATTCGATCACTGCGACAACGAGTAGTGGGGACACTAATACGAATTTACGAATTGGTGTTGAGATCGGATCACTTGTTCATTTGAGATTTACGAATGGTTCTTTTGAGAATTCAGGAATCCAACCCTTAACACTAACAGCAGGTGCATCACTTACGATCATTGATGGATCGGAAGGAGACACAAACGGAGCAATCCATCTTAATAATACAGATATAAGTTCCCAAATTGGGGGAGATAGTATGTTGCCAAGCGGGACCTTACCTAGAACCATTTGTATTTGGTTAAAACCAGATGCTCTCCTTGGATCTGGAGTACAAGAATTGATTTTTAGTTATGGCACACTTTTTAGTAATGCTTGTGGGTTTGGTCTGCAAAATACAGCGGGAGTGACTGGGTTGTATTTTACTCGAGCCAATTTTAGTGCGAAACAAACTTATGCCCCGTCTGCGGGTGTATGGACCCATATCTGTATTGTTTTTGACGGAACCAATTCCTCCTTTTATGTCAATGGAAGTTTTCTCGGGACACCAGCTACAACTGGTTCAGGTGCAGTTGATACGATCTTACAAAGAATTACTTTTGGAAGTTGGGGCGGTGGGTATCCTTACCACGGCGGCATTGATGGATTTCGTGTTTTTGGCTCGGCTCTCAGCGCCACAGCGGTAAATCAAGTGTATCTTGGGTCACTAGTATTAGGCCCCTAA